The following are from one region of the bacterium genome:
- a CDS encoding LamG domain-containing protein gives MEQIKKCFLMVFFLLFSFTLKAGEFPIKINDVSGLNTSWPILTSISFPEGEIIDSSNIRIMSGEKEVPSQVDVTATWRDGSIRWALAGFTASPQGNYRVEFGEGIKRGRYPNPLKVTKLPNDGFEVNTGVAIYRFVKNKLLPDEGWIVSGKEKRQILENSGAGAYLIDNSNREARVSGETSEITNEVLKEGPNRLAIKRSGWYVTTSGEKLARADVWLYFTAGVPHIKITHSLIFTEDTNKVWFKDYGLEFKTPEQPKDIFFALGEPGEKETVGKIINNSDETYILQSDYPHFAERDYKAVLGKSANGKDSTIAELQIAGDWGYGDYGSYGITIVMPWLAERFPKEISFGQRGARAVLWSGRSGNELDFRAKTLVKDYYKNWVTKGLSLLKDTELDALKSNAQGTARTHDIWFLPLFGEYKEGIVRKTALAGARQILAFADHKWLCETEAMGYPMLHKDTEKFLEEETIISEHWDRFIMPLKAFPMMGYIAWGCYPDRSYGEAGGKPMSTFHALSNLREYGVRREPWRHLARSGERRYYDYGHRFSRFTGDWYLAHWDAPGSPVKIKGRFITTPGGSGRAGLIPLFWGDRTHPFSINAGDIGHWLLDYYLTGDEQSFELVKIIKDSFKKLGWRPKGVPGHFHALGIRTLLTLHIMDWDEDAGKALKELVDEMIDLESQNGFCLFKDHYGSMYKDHRTSHNIVEYYLETKDELAKEAFLKLLDQRYRFDRRGAFVSYKNYDGFTHSIAYWLTGDEKYRTIAEEVVRETRYYHHSSPLSEDLAQKPTNPLDWKNLYVPGRFPGPRTTFFMGHHEYHNPFIGLPTALKLLSEKGWSGKTTPLVVKPMKEPVSEVIFYHQKGKDTELNICVKISSNIELLLPQITSYKSKKHIKGVKTEIEKVMSLGPFFTTKPDIYPSTSKTFNLNVTVPSETLEGLYFLSFTQDVTFTVLDSTSDKVALYCPLGFWSISMGQHSGSGSYGRSGEGLPAFFKVPEKLKEVEIFLGRPAKILYPDGEIALDFSEENIGNVKIPVEGKGGIWSVEYDNTFRSTCPPVFIKLINVEPIVSFISPDLLPEKTVGQPVQTVRTSLPSPTEPFEFVEGISNKGMRLSDGQTIVFSRGKQLEAGGYTFFPENEGTVEFWFRSDRTSHETPMKMTQVISQTFLKSSSLHLRHHTETRAGQRSFDSNLRLELRPIKTTFPLPGFIGNCFFYKDEWNHLAFVWKVEEGKKMDGNLDIYLNGKRLLPTSGYTRVTNLKGSPQFKLSFEVENISIGPFDGTIDLLRISDIVRYTNDFEPSKKYGLDKNTRALFEFDNNLKGVSAFTKEPIVGKKAYGVSTHSGTTAHTPSTPQSGTLRTHPSAYKASPKGLTGLE, from the coding sequence ATGGAGCAAATAAAGAAGTGTTTTCTTATGGTATTTTTTCTTTTATTTAGTTTCACACTAAAGGCAGGAGAATTCCCTATAAAAATCAATGATGTTTCTGGTCTTAACACCTCTTGGCCTATTCTAACAAGTATTTCTTTTCCAGAAGGAGAAATTATTGATTCTTCAAATATAAGAATAATGAGCGGAGAGAAAGAAGTCCCTTCGCAAGTAGATGTAACAGCAACCTGGCGCGATGGTAGTATTAGGTGGGCATTAGCAGGGTTTACTGCATCTCCGCAAGGTAATTACAGAGTTGAATTTGGAGAAGGTATCAAACGAGGAAGATACCCTAACCCTTTAAAAGTTACAAAACTGCCCAATGACGGATTTGAAGTAAATACTGGGGTTGCAATATATAGGTTCGTTAAAAATAAACTTCTCCCTGATGAAGGTTGGATTGTTTCGGGTAAAGAGAAAAGACAGATATTGGAAAACTCTGGTGCAGGCGCATATTTGATTGACAATTCCAACAGAGAAGCAAGGGTATCAGGAGAGACATCTGAAATAACAAATGAGGTACTTAAAGAAGGACCTAACCGTTTAGCGATTAAACGTTCTGGTTGGTATGTAACCACCTCTGGCGAAAAACTTGCAAGGGCAGATGTATGGTTATATTTCACTGCTGGAGTACCTCATATCAAGATAACACATTCTCTAATATTTACTGAGGATACAAACAAGGTCTGGTTTAAGGATTACGGGCTTGAATTTAAAACACCCGAACAGCCAAAAGATATATTTTTTGCTCTCGGAGAACCGGGTGAAAAAGAAACTGTTGGTAAGATAATAAATAATAGTGATGAAACATATATTTTACAATCTGATTACCCACATTTTGCTGAGAGAGACTATAAAGCAGTTCTTGGTAAAAGTGCTAATGGTAAAGACTCAACTATTGCAGAACTACAAATAGCAGGTGATTGGGGTTATGGGGATTATGGTAGTTACGGGATAACGATTGTAATGCCTTGGTTAGCAGAGAGATTCCCCAAAGAGATATCTTTTGGACAAAGAGGTGCAAGGGCAGTTTTATGGTCAGGCAGGAGCGGTAACGAACTTGATTTTAGAGCTAAAACTCTTGTTAAGGATTACTACAAGAATTGGGTAACAAAAGGGTTAAGTTTGCTAAAAGATACTGAACTTGACGCCTTAAAGAGCAATGCACAAGGTACAGCAAGAACTCATGATATTTGGTTCTTACCTCTTTTTGGGGAATATAAAGAAGGAATTGTCAGAAAAACGGCTTTAGCAGGTGCAAGGCAAATTCTTGCCTTTGCTGACCATAAATGGTTATGCGAAACAGAAGCAATGGGATACCCGATGCTACATAAAGACACTGAAAAATTCCTTGAAGAAGAAACAATTATTTCTGAACATTGGGATAGATTTATTATGCCTTTAAAAGCCTTTCCAATGATGGGGTATATTGCTTGGGGTTGTTACCCTGATAGAAGTTACGGAGAGGCTGGTGGTAAACCTATGTCAACCTTCCACGCTTTATCTAATTTAAGAGAATACGGAGTTAGAAGAGAACCGTGGAGACATCTGGCAAGGAGCGGAGAAAGAAGGTATTACGACTACGGGCATCGTTTTAGCCGTTTTACAGGTGACTGGTACCTTGCCCATTGGGATGCACCCGGTTCACCTGTGAAAATTAAAGGCAGATTTATTACCACACCAGGAGGTAGCGGTAGAGCAGGGTTGATACCTCTTTTTTGGGGGGACCGTACTCACCCTTTTAGTATAAACGCAGGAGATATAGGACACTGGTTATTAGACTATTATCTTACAGGAGACGAGCAATCTTTTGAGTTGGTTAAAATAATAAAAGACTCTTTTAAAAAACTTGGTTGGAGACCTAAAGGTGTTCCTGGTCATTTTCACGCTCTCGGAATAAGAACATTGTTAACACTCCACATAATGGATTGGGATGAAGACGCAGGTAAGGCTTTAAAAGAACTTGTAGACGAGATGATAGACCTTGAAAGCCAGAACGGGTTTTGTCTCTTTAAAGATCACTACGGTTCAATGTACAAAGACCATAGAACAAGCCATAATATAGTTGAATACTATCTTGAAACAAAAGATGAACTTGCAAAAGAAGCGTTTTTGAAACTTCTTGACCAGAGGTACAGGTTTGACAGGAGAGGTGCGTTTGTATCTTATAAAAATTATGATGGTTTCACTCATTCTATTGCTTACTGGCTTACAGGTGATGAGAAGTATAGAACAATCGCAGAGGAAGTTGTAAGAGAAACCCGTTATTACCATCACTCTTCTCCTTTATCAGAAGACCTTGCTCAAAAACCGACAAACCCGCTTGATTGGAAAAACCTGTATGTTCCGGGCAGGTTTCCTGGACCAAGAACAACTTTTTTTATGGGTCATCACGAATACCATAACCCTTTTATAGGGTTACCAACTGCCTTAAAACTTCTCTCAGAAAAAGGGTGGAGTGGTAAAACAACACCTCTTGTTGTAAAACCTATGAAAGAACCAGTTAGTGAAGTAATATTTTACCACCAAAAAGGTAAAGATACAGAGTTGAATATATGCGTGAAAATTAGTAGCAACATTGAACTTTTACTCCCACAAATCACTTCTTATAAAAGCAAAAAGCATATTAAAGGAGTTAAAACAGAAATTGAAAAAGTTATGAGTTTAGGGCCTTTCTTTACAACTAAACCTGATATTTACCCATCAACTTCTAAAACTTTTAATTTGAATGTAACAGTTCCTTCAGAAACTCTTGAAGGTTTGTATTTCCTCAGTTTTACTCAGGATGTTACTTTTACCGTACTTGATTCAACCTCTGATAAAGTTGCCCTTTATTGTCCTTTAGGGTTCTGGTCTATATCTATGGGACAACATTCAGGGAGCGGTTCGTATGGACGTTCAGGAGAGGGTCTGCCAGCATTTTTTAAAGTACCTGAAAAGTTGAAAGAAGTGGAAATTTTTCTTGGTCGCCCTGCAAAAATCTTGTACCCTGACGGAGAAATAGCGTTAGATTTTTCTGAAGAAAATATTGGAAATGTAAAGATACCAGTAGAAGGGAAGGGCGGCATTTGGAGTGTAGAATATGACAATACTTTCCGTTCAACTTGTCCGCCTGTCTTTATTAAACTTATTAATGTTGAGCCGATAGTCTCCTTTATCAGTCCAGATTTACTACCTGAAAAAACTGTTGGGCAACCTGTACAAACTGTTCGAACCTCATTACCAAGTCCAACAGAACCGTTTGAGTTTGTGGAAGGTATTTCTAACAAAGGTATGCGGTTATCAGACGGTCAGACAATAGTTTTTTCAAGAGGTAAACAACTTGAGGCAGGCGGGTATACTTTTTTCCCTGAAAATGAAGGGACAGTAGAATTCTGGTTCAGATCAGACAGAACCTCCCACGAAACTCCAATGAAGATGACTCAGGTTATAAGTCAGACCTTTTTAAAATCCTCAAGTCTACATCTAAGACATCATACTGAAACAAGGGCAGGACAAAGAAGTTTTGATTCTAATCTAAGACTTGAATTAAGACCTATTAAGACAACTTTTCCTTTACCAGGATTTATAGGAAACTGTTTCTTTTATAAAGACGAATGGAACCACTTAGCTTTTGTTTGGAAAGTAGAAGAAGGCAAAAAGATGGACGGAAACTTAGATATTTACCTAAATGGAAAACGGCTTCTCCCCACCAGTGGATATACTAGGGTAACAAATCTAAAAGGTTCTCCCCAGTTTAAACTTTCATTTGAAGTAGAAAATATATCAATAGGTCCGTTTGATGGAACAATTGACCTTTTAAGAATTTCGGATATCGTTAGGTATACAAACGATTTTGAACCATCAAAAAAATACGGGCTTGATAAGAATACAAGGGCATTATTTGAATTTGATAATAACCTTAAAGGGGTTTCTGCTTTTACAAAAGAGCCTATTGTTGGTAAAAAAGCGTATGGGGTGTCTACTCACTCTGGTACTACAGCGCATACACCATCTACGCCACAATCGGGCACTCTGAGAACTCACCCTTCTGCATATAAAGCATCTCCGAAGGGCTTAACAGGCTTAGAGTAG
- a CDS encoding succinylglutamate desuccinylase/aspartoacylase family protein: MAKKSGFKEKSFLEVSEWSQGVKARLPVLKIKGSSDGPLVVITAGQHGRELNGIAAIEKVFNQIDPTKLKGTIVFLPVMNPIAVLTRRQDYPMEEFRYRKVYLDRSGGPTLAYNMDRCWIDKPSADTYTFAITQTVMKTWLKKADLIIDLHGWSSTSISLVWGYKENTDLVRAFGLPWLKIRERKKEIPFGMILNLAQKTGKPKILVCELTPQSVLNPVSVEYGVRGITNSLKFTGMLEGEIELPPIQYEMYQESEMVSIISEAEGLIISEANVGDFVKKGQVTTRVVSLETFETLWSYKAPFDGLIYSNGRTTWGEDVKESSICYQGFTVGRLVKVENIIENHK, encoded by the coding sequence ATGGCAAAAAAAAGCGGTTTCAAAGAAAAAAGTTTTTTAGAAGTTTCAGAGTGGTCACAAGGAGTAAAAGCAAGGTTGCCTGTCTTAAAAATTAAGGGCTCTTCTGATGGACCTCTTGTAGTGATAACAGCAGGTCAGCACGGTAGAGAACTTAACGGAATTGCTGCAATAGAAAAAGTTTTTAATCAGATAGACCCCACAAAATTGAAAGGTACAATAGTTTTTCTACCTGTAATGAACCCTATTGCAGTCCTCACAAGAAGACAAGATTACCCTATGGAAGAATTTAGGTATAGAAAAGTCTATCTTGACAGGTCCGGCGGTCCAACTTTGGCGTACAATATGGATAGATGCTGGATAGACAAACCTTCTGCCGATACTTACACTTTTGCTATTACTCAAACAGTAATGAAAACCTGGCTAAAGAAAGCCGACCTTATAATAGACCTTCACGGTTGGAGCAGTACTTCTATTTCGTTGGTTTGGGGATACAAAGAAAATACTGACCTTGTTAGAGCTTTTGGGCTTCCTTGGTTAAAAATAAGAGAGAGAAAAAAAGAAATTCCTTTTGGTATGATACTAAATCTTGCCCAAAAAACAGGTAAACCCAAAATTCTTGTATGTGAATTAACTCCTCAATCCGTGCTTAACCCTGTTTCTGTTGAATATGGGGTTAGAGGTATTACTAACAGTTTAAAGTTTACTGGTATGTTGGAAGGAGAAATTGAGTTACCTCCAATACAATATGAAATGTACCAAGAAAGCGAAATGGTTTCGATAATATCCGAAGCAGAAGGACTTATTATATCTGAAGCAAATGTAGGGGATTTTGTAAAAAAAGGTCAGGTAACAACCAGAGTAGTTTCACTTGAAACTTTTGAAACTCTTTGGAGTTATAAAGCACCTTTTGACGGTCTAATATATAGTAATGGTCGGACAACTTGGGGTGAAGATGTTAAGGAGAGTTCTATATGTTATCAGGGGTTTACCGTTGGTCGGCTTGTAAAGGTAGAAAATATAATAGAGAACCATAAATAA